In Proteus vulgaris, one DNA window encodes the following:
- the serC gene encoding 3-phosphoserine/phosphohydroxythreonine transaminase codes for MSQVYNFSAGPAMLPAEVLRRAELELCNWHELGRSVMEISHRSKEFLEVAHQAEQDLRDLLNVPENYKILFCHGGARGHFAALPLNLLGEKTTADYIDGGYWAKSAAEEAEKYCSPNIIKIKTEIDGKIGVKPMKEWQLSDDAAYVHYCPNETIDGIAIHEEPNFDDNKIVIADYSSSILSQPLDVSRFGVIYAGAQKNIGPAGLTIVIIREDLLGKARKETPSVFDYTVLAENDSMFNTPPTFAWYLSGMVFKWLKEQGGLQEMAKRNYEKATLLYSAIDNSDFYINRIATENRSLMNVPFQMSSPELDSVFLKEAEAQGLVALKGHRVSGGMRASIYNAMPLAGVQALVDFMADFERRHA; via the coding sequence ATGAGTCAGGTATATAACTTTAGTGCAGGTCCGGCTATGTTACCGGCAGAAGTCCTTCGTCGTGCAGAATTAGAATTATGCAATTGGCATGAACTTGGGCGCTCGGTCATGGAAATCAGCCACCGCAGTAAAGAGTTTCTTGAAGTTGCTCATCAGGCAGAGCAAGATCTTCGTGATCTTCTCAATGTGCCAGAAAACTACAAAATTCTTTTTTGCCATGGTGGAGCGCGAGGCCACTTTGCAGCTTTACCTCTCAACTTATTAGGTGAGAAGACAACGGCTGACTATATTGATGGTGGCTATTGGGCGAAAAGCGCGGCTGAGGAAGCTGAAAAATATTGTTCGCCAAATATCATTAAAATTAAAACAGAAATTGATGGTAAAATTGGTGTTAAACCAATGAAAGAATGGCAATTAAGTGATGATGCTGCTTATGTACATTATTGCCCAAATGAAACTATTGATGGTATCGCCATTCATGAAGAACCCAATTTTGATGACAACAAAATTGTTATTGCAGACTACTCATCTTCTATTTTATCCCAACCACTAGATGTTAGTCGCTTTGGTGTAATTTATGCTGGCGCACAAAAGAATATTGGCCCTGCAGGTTTAACCATCGTTATTATTCGTGAAGATCTATTAGGTAAAGCTCGTAAAGAAACACCATCAGTGTTTGATTATACTGTGCTCGCTGAAAATGACTCAATGTTTAATACACCACCTACTTTTGCTTGGTATTTATCAGGTATGGTCTTTAAATGGCTAAAAGAGCAGGGTGGTTTGCAAGAAATGGCAAAACGTAACTACGAAAAAGCGACGCTTCTTTATAGTGCTATTGATAACAGTGATTTTTATATCAACCGTATTGCAACAGAAAATCGCTCATTAATGAATGTACCTTTCCAAATGTCTTCTCCCGAATTAGATTCAGTCTTCTTAAAAGAAGCAGAAGCACAAGGCTTAGTCGCATTAAAAGGTCATCGTGTATCAGGTGGTATGCGTGCATCGATTTATAACGCAATGCCATTAGCTGGTGTTCAAGCATTAGTTGATTTTATGGCTGATTTTGAGCGTCGCCACGCATAA
- a CDS encoding MFS transporter: MSGSVNKKEEASWGMLLHGQNSLKSLALAGGVALHAINVYITITTLPSVVRDIGGLNLYAWNTTVFILASILFSALTSRLLSKFAPRNSYMIATLCFLIGSVICATAPSMQILLLGRFIQGAGGGMLLALAYSLVRVMFPQPLWSRAMALMSSMWGISTLLGPALGGVFAEYDIWRGAFWSILFVGIPYAILLFTILPTENNADNIIAKSPLPYQQLFLLMVAVLSISIGSLYNITLYHVLSFFFAIIFILLLIHIDKKSNDGLFPKGTFSFSAPLAPIYLTMALLGISVQTEVFVPYFLQTIHNITPLLSGYLAALVGAGWSFSAIISSSSQQYTAQRLMRFGPMINFSAIVILGLFISNNVTLPYGQIVVICVALFFTGAGIGMAWPHYLTRVLHVSQGQEAQKAATSITTIQLFSAAVGASISGTVVNMAGLTEPGGLEGAQNAAHWLFIIFAVTPLIAFFTAQIVVSRTKKN, encoded by the coding sequence ATGTCGGGGAGTGTGAATAAAAAAGAAGAAGCAAGCTGGGGAATGCTTCTTCATGGACAAAATAGTCTAAAATCGCTAGCTTTAGCAGGAGGCGTTGCATTACATGCAATTAATGTTTATATCACGATAACAACACTACCTTCAGTTGTCCGAGATATAGGTGGGCTCAATTTATATGCATGGAATACGACTGTTTTTATTTTAGCCTCTATTCTTTTTTCCGCGTTGACGTCTCGTTTGTTGAGCAAATTTGCACCTCGTAATAGTTACATGATTGCTACGCTTTGTTTTTTAATCGGTTCCGTTATCTGTGCAACAGCACCTTCTATGCAGATATTGCTGTTAGGCCGATTTATTCAAGGGGCGGGTGGCGGCATGTTGCTTGCACTAGCTTATTCTCTAGTTAGAGTGATGTTTCCACAGCCACTTTGGTCTAGAGCTATGGCATTAATGTCAAGTATGTGGGGAATATCAACACTGTTAGGCCCTGCATTAGGTGGAGTATTTGCAGAATATGATATTTGGCGCGGTGCATTTTGGTCTATTTTATTCGTAGGCATTCCTTATGCTATTTTATTATTTACTATTCTTCCTACTGAAAATAATGCTGATAATATCATCGCCAAATCGCCTTTACCCTATCAGCAACTTTTTCTATTAATGGTTGCTGTGTTATCTATTTCAATCGGCAGTCTTTATAACATCACGTTGTATCACGTATTATCATTTTTCTTTGCTATTATCTTTATTTTACTTTTAATACACATAGATAAAAAATCAAATGATGGCTTATTTCCTAAAGGGACATTCTCTTTTTCTGCACCTTTAGCCCCTATTTATCTCACCATGGCATTATTAGGTATCAGTGTACAAACCGAAGTTTTTGTGCCCTATTTTTTACAGACTATTCATAATATTACCCCATTACTTTCTGGTTATTTAGCAGCATTAGTAGGCGCTGGCTGGTCTTTCTCTGCGATTATTTCTTCATCTAGCCAACAATATACTGCTCAACGCTTAATGCGCTTTGGCCCTATGATTAATTTTTCTGCCATAGTGATCCTTGGTTTATTTATATCCAATAACGTCACATTACCTTATGGGCAAATTGTCGTTATTTGTGTAGCACTCTTTTTTACTGGTGCAGGAATTGGTATGGCTTGGCCTCATTATTTAACCCGTGTACTACATGTCTCTCAGGGGCAAGAGGCTCAAAAAGCAGCGACATCAATTACGACGATTCAATTATTTTCAGCCGCAGTTGGTGCTTCGATTTCAGGTACTGTCGTTAATATGGCAGGTTTGACCGAGCCAGGGGGATTGGAGGGAGCACAAAATGCAGCACATTGGTTATTTATTATTTTTGCAGTAACTCCACTAATTGCTTTCTTTACAGCACAAATAGTCGTCTCTCGAACCAAAAAAAATTAG
- the ansB gene encoding L-asparaginase 2 produces the protein MMKKTLLASLLAVVSGSVFALPNVTILATGGTIAGGGDSATTSSYTAGKLGIDTLINAVPEAKKIANLKGEQVVNIGSQDMNDQVWLKLANKINADCDKTDGFVITHGTDTMEETAYFLDLTTACKKPVVMVGAMRPATALGAEGPLNLFNAVVIASDKASENRGVLVTMNNAVIGGKDVVKMNTTEVQAFQPVNAGAQGYVHNGKVHYYTAALPRADKPAFDISKLTELPKVGIVYNYSNASNLPAKAFIDDGYKGIVSAGVGNGNLYTDIFDTLADGAKKGVAIVRSSRVPVGFTTQNGEVDDAKYGFVASERLNPQKARVLLQLSLTQTQDPAKIQENFEKY, from the coding sequence ATGATGAAAAAAACATTGCTTGCCAGTCTATTAGCCGTAGTTAGTGGTTCTGTTTTTGCCTTACCTAATGTCACCATTTTAGCGACTGGTGGTACCATCGCTGGTGGTGGTGATTCAGCAACAACATCAAGCTATACAGCGGGTAAATTAGGTATCGATACGCTAATTAATGCCGTACCTGAGGCTAAAAAAATCGCTAATTTAAAAGGCGAGCAAGTCGTTAACATTGGTTCTCAAGATATGAATGACCAAGTATGGCTTAAGCTGGCTAATAAAATTAATGCAGATTGTGATAAAACGGACGGATTTGTTATCACTCATGGTACTGACACCATGGAAGAGACGGCTTACTTTTTGGATTTAACAACAGCCTGTAAAAAACCAGTTGTTATGGTTGGTGCAATGCGTCCTGCAACTGCATTAGGTGCTGAAGGTCCTTTAAATCTTTTTAATGCAGTTGTGATTGCCAGTGATAAAGCCTCTGAAAATCGTGGTGTGTTAGTCACTATGAATAATGCGGTTATCGGCGGTAAAGATGTCGTGAAAATGAATACGACTGAAGTACAAGCATTCCAGCCGGTTAATGCAGGTGCTCAAGGTTACGTACACAACGGCAAGGTACATTATTATACTGCGGCATTACCTCGTGCTGATAAGCCTGCATTTGATATCAGTAAACTGACTGAATTACCAAAAGTGGGTATTGTTTATAACTACTCAAACGCCTCTAATTTACCAGCAAAAGCCTTTATTGATGATGGTTACAAAGGTATTGTCAGCGCCGGTGTTGGTAATGGTAACTTATATACTGATATTTTTGATACTTTAGCTGATGGCGCTAAAAAAGGTGTCGCAATTGTTCGTTCAAGTCGTGTACCTGTTGGTTTCACGACACAAAATGGCGAAGTCGATGACGCAAAATATGGTTTTGTGGCATCAGAACGCCTGAACCCACAAAAAGCAAGAGTATTATTACAATTATCACTCACACAAACTCAAGATCCTGCTAAGATCCAAGAAAATTTTGAAAAGTATTAA
- the aroA gene encoding 3-phosphoshikimate 1-carboxyvinyltransferase has protein sequence MESLTLQPIAHIEGTINLPGSKSVSNRALLLAALAKGKTRLTNLLDSDDIRHMLNALKALGVEYQLSNNNTVCDIEGLGGEFKTNSPLELFLGNAGTAMRPLAAALSLGSHDIVLTGEPRMKERPIGHLVDALRQGGASIDYLEQTDYPPIRLRGGFKGGNVEVDGSVSSQFLTALLMTAPLAEQDTTITIKGELVSKPYIDITLALINTFGGKIENQDYQQFVVKGGQQYQSPEKYLVEGDASSASYFLAAAAIKGGTVRVTGIGKNSLQGDIHFASVLEKMGAKIRWGDDYIECERGSLKGIDMDMNTIPDAAMTIATTALFAKGDTVIRNIYNWRVKETDRLAAMAAELQKVGAIVEEGHDYLKVTPPQQLTTANIKTYNDHRIAMCFSLVALSDTPITILDPGCTAKTFPDYFDKLETLSQHHG, from the coding sequence ATGGAATCGTTGACATTACAGCCTATTGCTCATATTGAAGGCACTATTAACTTACCAGGTTCAAAAAGTGTCTCTAATCGTGCGTTATTATTAGCCGCTTTAGCTAAAGGTAAAACACGTTTAACAAATCTATTAGATAGTGATGATATTCGTCATATGCTAAATGCATTAAAAGCATTAGGTGTGGAGTATCAATTATCAAATAACAATACAGTCTGTGATATAGAGGGTTTAGGTGGTGAATTTAAAACTAATTCACCATTAGAACTCTTCTTAGGTAATGCTGGTACAGCAATGCGTCCATTGGCAGCCGCATTAAGTTTAGGCTCGCATGATATTGTATTGACGGGTGAGCCACGAATGAAAGAGCGTCCAATAGGGCACTTAGTTGACGCTTTACGCCAAGGTGGAGCGAGTATCGATTATCTCGAACAAACGGATTATCCACCTATTCGTTTACGTGGAGGTTTTAAGGGGGGAAATGTAGAAGTCGATGGCAGTGTTTCAAGCCAATTTTTGACCGCCTTATTAATGACCGCTCCATTAGCTGAGCAAGATACAACTATTACAATTAAAGGTGAGCTAGTATCAAAACCGTATATCGATATTACCTTAGCATTGATTAATACCTTTGGTGGCAAGATTGAAAATCAAGATTATCAACAATTTGTTGTGAAAGGCGGCCAACAATATCAATCACCTGAAAAATACCTTGTAGAAGGAGATGCATCATCAGCATCTTATTTCTTAGCAGCCGCGGCAATTAAAGGTGGAACAGTCCGAGTGACAGGTATTGGCAAAAATAGTTTGCAAGGCGATATTCATTTTGCTTCTGTACTTGAAAAAATGGGAGCGAAAATACGTTGGGGCGATGATTATATTGAATGTGAACGTGGTTCGTTAAAAGGCATCGATATGGATATGAATACTATTCCTGATGCAGCAATGACCATTGCTACTACAGCACTGTTTGCAAAAGGTGATACTGTTATTCGTAATATCTATAACTGGCGAGTAAAAGAGACCGACCGATTGGCTGCAATGGCTGCAGAGTTGCAAAAAGTGGGTGCAATTGTAGAAGAAGGGCATGATTATTTAAAAGTAACGCCACCACAGCAGTTAACAACTGCAAATATCAAAACTTATAACGATCATCGTATTGCTATGTGTTTTTCGCTGGTGGCATTGTCTGACACACCTATTACTATTCTTGATCCAGGTTGTACAGCCAAAACATTCCCAGATTATTTTGATAAGTTAGAAACGCTTTCTCAGCATCATGGTTAA
- the rpsA gene encoding 30S ribosomal protein S1, which translates to MTESFAQLFEESLKTIETRPGAIVRGVVVAIDKDVVLVDAGLKSESAIPVEQFKNAQGELEIQVGDEIDVALDAVEDGFGETVLSREKAKRHEAWLMLEKAYEENETVVGIINGKVKGGFTVELNGIRAFLPGSLVDVRPVRDTTHLENKELEFKVIKLDQKRNNVVVSRRAVIESENSAERDQLLENLQEGMEVKGIVKNLTDYGAFVDLGGVDGLLHITDMAWKRVKHPSEIVNVGDEITVKVLKFDRERTRVSLGLKQLGEDPWVAIAKRYPEGTRLTGRVTNLTDYGCFVEIEEGVEGLVHVSEMDWTNKNIHPSKVVNVGDVVEVMVLDIDEERRRISLGLKQCKSNPWQQFAETHNKNDRVEGKIKSITDFGIFIGLDGGIDGLVHLSDISWNVAGEEAVREYKKGDEIAAVVLQVDAERERISLGVKQLSEDPFNNYLSAHKKGAIVSGKVTAVDAKGATVELADGVEGYLRASEASRDRVEDATLVLNVGEAVEAKYTGVDRKNRVINLSVRAKDEADEKDAIASVNNKEEVGFSNNAMAEAFKAAKGE; encoded by the coding sequence ATGACAGAATCTTTTGCTCAACTCTTTGAAGAATCCCTAAAAACAATCGAAACTCGTCCTGGCGCTATCGTTCGCGGCGTTGTAGTTGCTATCGATAAAGACGTTGTTCTGGTTGATGCAGGTCTGAAATCAGAATCTGCTATTCCTGTAGAACAATTCAAAAACGCTCAAGGCGAATTAGAAATCCAAGTGGGCGACGAAATTGATGTTGCTCTGGACGCGGTTGAAGATGGCTTCGGTGAAACCGTTCTGTCTCGTGAGAAAGCTAAACGTCACGAAGCGTGGCTGATGCTGGAAAAAGCTTACGAAGAAAACGAAACTGTTGTTGGTATCATCAACGGTAAAGTTAAAGGTGGTTTCACTGTTGAACTGAACGGCATTCGTGCATTCTTACCAGGTTCACTGGTAGACGTTCGCCCAGTTCGCGATACAACTCATCTGGAAAACAAAGAGCTTGAGTTCAAAGTCATCAAATTAGACCAAAAACGTAACAACGTTGTTGTGTCTCGTCGTGCGGTTATCGAATCTGAAAACAGCGCAGAACGCGATCAGTTATTAGAAAACCTGCAAGAAGGCATGGAAGTTAAAGGTATCGTTAAGAACCTTACTGACTACGGTGCATTCGTTGATCTGGGCGGTGTTGACGGCTTACTGCACATCACTGACATGGCTTGGAAACGTGTTAAACACCCAAGCGAAATTGTCAATGTTGGCGACGAAATCACTGTTAAAGTCCTGAAATTCGACCGTGAACGTACTCGCGTATCATTAGGTCTGAAACAACTGGGCGAAGATCCATGGGTAGCTATCGCTAAACGTTATCCAGAAGGTACTAGACTGACTGGTCGTGTAACTAATCTGACTGATTACGGCTGCTTCGTAGAAATCGAAGAAGGCGTTGAAGGTCTGGTACACGTTTCTGAAATGGATTGGACTAACAAAAACATTCACCCATCTAAAGTTGTTAACGTTGGTGATGTTGTTGAAGTTATGGTTCTTGACATCGATGAAGAACGTCGCCGTATTTCACTGGGTCTGAAACAGTGCAAATCTAACCCATGGCAGCAGTTCGCAGAAACTCACAACAAGAACGACCGTGTTGAAGGTAAAATCAAGTCTATCACTGACTTCGGTATCTTCATCGGTTTAGACGGCGGTATCGACGGTCTGGTTCACTTATCTGACATTTCTTGGAATGTTGCAGGTGAAGAAGCAGTTCGTGAATACAAAAAAGGCGACGAAATCGCTGCTGTAGTTCTGCAAGTTGATGCTGAACGTGAACGTATCTCACTGGGCGTTAAACAATTATCAGAAGATCCATTCAATAATTACCTGTCTGCTCACAAAAAAGGTGCTATTGTTTCTGGTAAAGTAACTGCTGTTGACGCTAAAGGCGCAACTGTAGAATTAGCTGACGGTGTTGAAGGTTACCTGCGTGCTTCTGAAGCTTCACGTGACCGCGTTGAAGATGCAACTCTGGTTCTGAATGTTGGCGAAGCTGTTGAAGCTAAATACACTGGCGTTGACCGTAAAAACCGCGTTATCAACTTATCTGTTCGTGCTAAAGACGAAGCAGACGAGAAAGACGCTATCGCTTCTGTAAACAACAAAGAAGAAGTTGGTTTTTCAAACAACGCTATGGCTGAAGCTTTCAAAGCAGCTAAAGGCGAATAA
- the ihfB gene encoding integration host factor subunit beta, whose protein sequence is MTKSELIERLAGLQSHLSAKTVEEAVKEMLDHMADTLADGERIEVRGFGSFSLHYRAPRTGRNPKTGDKVDLEGKYVPHFKPGKELRDRVNIYTE, encoded by the coding sequence ATGACCAAGTCTGAGTTAATCGAGAGACTTGCAGGCCTACAATCTCATCTTTCGGCTAAGACGGTTGAAGAAGCTGTAAAAGAAATGCTTGATCATATGGCTGATACTTTAGCTGATGGTGAGCGTATCGAAGTCCGCGGATTCGGCAGTTTTTCTCTACACTACCGTGCGCCGCGTACGGGTCGTAACCCGAAAACTGGTGATAAAGTAGATCTGGAAGGTAAATACGTTCCACACTTTAAGCCAGGCAAAGAGTTACGTGACCGTGTAAATATTTATACGGAATAA
- the cmk gene encoding (d)CMP kinase — protein sequence MAVIVPVITVDGPSGAGKGTLCQALAKAFGWHLLDSGAIYRVLALAALHHHVDITSEDALVPLAANLDVCFVPNENGLSVILEGEDVSNEIRTETVGNTASQAATFPRVREALLRRQRAFRTEPGLIADGRDMGTIVFPDAQVKIFLEASAEERARRRMLQLQEKGFNVNFERLLSEIKERDHRDRNRAVAPLVAAKDALILDSTSLSIDEVIEKSLTYAKKNLQLSA from the coding sequence ATGGCGGTTATCGTCCCTGTTATAACTGTTGATGGGCCTAGCGGAGCAGGTAAAGGAACATTATGCCAAGCATTAGCGAAAGCGTTTGGCTGGCACTTACTTGACTCTGGCGCTATTTACCGTGTGTTGGCATTAGCTGCTTTACACCACCATGTTGATATTACTTCTGAAGATGCATTAGTACCTCTAGCAGCAAATTTAGATGTATGTTTTGTTCCTAATGAGAATGGCTTAAGTGTTATTCTCGAAGGTGAAGACGTGTCGAATGAAATTCGTACTGAAACAGTTGGGAACACGGCCTCACAAGCAGCAACTTTTCCTCGTGTAAGAGAAGCATTATTGCGTCGTCAGCGAGCATTCCGTACAGAACCTGGTCTTATTGCTGATGGGCGAGATATGGGAACGATAGTTTTCCCTGATGCTCAAGTGAAAATTTTTCTTGAAGCCAGCGCAGAAGAACGAGCGCGTCGTCGCATGTTACAGTTGCAGGAAAAGGGCTTTAATGTTAACTTTGAGCGCCTTTTATCCGAGATAAAAGAACGCGATCACCGTGACCGGAATCGCGCTGTTGCGCCACTTGTTGCAGCGAAAGATGCATTAATTCTCGATTCTACAAGTTTGTCTATCGACGAAGTTATTGAAAAATCGTTAACTTATGCTAAAAAAAATCTGCAATTATCAGCGTAA